The segment AAGGTTAAATGTTGAAGCTGCGATAGGTTGCCAATGGTGTCAGGGAGATTATTTAAATTTATACACCCCGTCAACTCTAAATACTGCAGCTGTGATAGGTTGCCAATGATATCAAGGAGGCTATTTAAATTATAACAGTTTCTCAACACTAAATGCTGCAGCTGTGATAGGTTGCCAATGGTATCAGGGAGCTTGTTTAAATATGGGCACCATTCCAACTCTAAATACTCCAGCTGTGATAGGTTGCCAATGGTATCAGGGAGCTTAGCATTGAGCTTATCTAAATGCTGCAACTGTGACAGGTTGCAAATATCGCCGCTTATTTGCATTATCCTCAGTTGCAAAATGTTACCCACTAGGCTGAATTGAAATGTCTCTTGTATTGCAAAGCTACATTTTTCCAACCTTAACCATATTAAACTTGAAGGAAGCATGGGTAGCGTGTCAACGAGCagattcttcaaatgaagaaaTCGTAGACCAGGTCTGTATAATGTTTCAAGCCTTTGCCAATTACCTCCATTCAGTCGAAGGCGAGACAAATTGATGTTATTGGATACGGTGCTTAAATCAGCCCCCTCCCATAGTCGGGtaccctctttttctttttcagcaaTGGTTCGCCCCATATCTCGTAAATGGTCATGCATATTAAACTCACCATTATCGTCAATCTTTATCAGTAACTTGAGGGTAAGATTAGATATAGCTGTGTGTACCATCCGGTGCATAGATTTCCAGAAAACAATGGGATACCTTTTATCTTCTCCAATGAAGAAGCAAGCGATGTCGAGGAATATTTCTTTTTCCTCTTCACTAAGAGCATTGTAACTGATGTAGAGTGTTTTCTGAATGTCTGCATGGAGAGTAATGTTGTCAACAGCTTCTGCCCAACAATCTGGGTCATTCTGCTTATCATACAAGAACGATCCAATCACTTCCAGTGAAAGAGGATGCCCCTTACAAGCTTCCACTATTCTTTTGGAGAGATCATGGTGAGTGAGGATTGGAGATTCTCTCAAAAATGCATGCCAGCTAAATAACTTAAGACCTTCATTTATCTGCAATCCGCTCATCTCGTGGATGAATTCAGCTGAAACCCCCGCAAGATGGAGAATGTGCCTGTCTCTAGAAGTAATAATAAGTCTGCTACCAGGGGCCAGCCAATCACCAACCAAAGCATTCAATTGCGCATCGTTGTCCACATCATCTAGAATGAGAAGCAGGCGTTTTCCTCCCAAACGATCTCTCATCAAAGACTTTCCTTCATCAACACTATCCACTTCTTCACCACATTTGGTTACATCTTTAATAATTTTTCTCTGCAATTTTGCAAGGCCCTTGGCATCTGCAGAAGTGGCGCGAACATTAAAGACAAAAGAGGCAGAATCAAAATCAGCAAACACTTGATTATACACAGCCTTAGCAGCTGTGGTCTTGCCAATTCCGCCAATACCCCACAATCCAGATTTAACCACACCTCCCTTTGAATTGAGTTCAAATTTGTGAATGAGATCGTCGGTTAGGCTTTCCAGTCCAACAGGGTGCTTGGCAACTTCTAACGGCACCCTGTCCAAAGTCTTAATTATGTTATTCACCACCCTCTTCACTAGCTGAGCTTCAAAGCTGCAAATAACCAATccataacaattaaacaaaaatgcAAATAATGTTCACAAACAACCAGAACAGGTCAATAGAAATTGCAGTACTCATTATTATTCTCATTCTAAGTCATTCGAAAAGTTGCAAGAAAAGTTTGGAAAATAGTTAAAATATTTATGTATATTAGTATAGTTATTTTAAAAATTcggtaaataaaaatataatataaagttattttattaattattattttattttataattaattaaaatatttattttatttatcaacgatatttttatttatttaatttttcaaattacaaaatatatgtttgatataattttaaaatattttttatttaattaaaaaaaattattttattttatatctttttaaaaatcattttaaaaattatttaggtTGTGTAAAgagttattttaattatatttattatgttAAGAGGCTAACTAAGGGAGGCATTACAGTAGTAACAAGTTGTGATATGTGAGCACCATAAAAATGACAAtctattgtgttttattttttttatgtacaAATCACTCATactttgttatattttaattattagttAATGTTCAATATAATTCAAATGAATAAATTTATATAAGAGTCCTCATAAATATATTAAAACTATATATTATCAAAGGCACAGGGTTGTATTGCGGCTAAGGGGCCCCTTATCGCGATTTCTGTGAGTCCTACCCATGGCTGGAACGTGGACTGGAGTTAATGCCATTAATGGGATGTCGTCCTTTTCCCACCGAATTTTTGCCCATGATACGATGTTATATGGGCAATCATCCTTAACAAAAGCCACAACAATAAAGCAAGTACTCGAAGAATGCTGCAAGGTCTCAGGGCAAAAAATTAACTAAGAAAAATCAATGATATATTTTTTCAATACATGACAAACAATGCAGCGAAGGATCGCCACCATTCTAGGGTTTGTATCGATAAACTACTTACTAAATATCTTGGGGTTCTCTCTTTAGTGGCGCAACAAGAAACAATCTCTATACGAAGATGGTAGAGAAATGTGGGAAGAAAATAGAGAATTGGAAAAGTCGATGACTAGCCATGGCAGGACAGATAAACATGATAAAATCAATATTAGTGGGCATACCAATCATGATAAAATCAATATTAGTGGGCTATCAATAATGGAATCCAAAAATGCCTCGACGCAGGAGATCACCAACTTGCAAAGGAAATTTGTTTGGATGGAGCAAATGAGAAGCACAAAATTCCCTTAGTTGCCTAGGATGTTGTAAAATAGTCTGAGTAGGTAGAAGGTCTTTATGAACAAATGTAGGGACATTATCACAAAGGACATATCATGGAGGATAAAAGGTGCAATACATGCTGATTTTTGGTCAGACTCGTGGAACAGTTATAAACTGATAATTGATATTTCGAAGATGGAACAGGCTAGAGATGTCACCATTCCTTTAATTGGTGACAAAGTACGTGACTACATGGAGATTTCATGAAGCAATGGGTGTACAGGATACAAATGGAAGGAGCTTAACATGTTAGACACAAAATGTAGAAGGATCCTTGCAAAAGAATTGAATAGCAAAGACATTGTAATAGTGGATAGGGAGGATGAGATTTTTTGGTGTGCTCCTAAATCTAGGAACTATACCCCCAAATTGGGATATGAATTATCAAGAAGGGAGATGGGAAGATGCTCGTGGCAGAAAGAATTATGTTGGGACTCAAATATTTTGCCTAAGGTTGGTGCCTTTGCGTGGATAGTTGTACAAAATAGGATTTTGACAGGACACCACATCATGAGGCTTGGTTTCATGGGCCCATTCAGGTGCGCCATGTGCTAC is part of the Cryptomeria japonica chromosome 10, Sugi_1.0, whole genome shotgun sequence genome and harbors:
- the LOC131045576 gene encoding disease resistance protein RUN1 translates to MEEFKIEEYGPPTTKIHFGSNMEYHVFLSFRGEDVRKNLVDHLYEALTAAGLNVFLDSHKLKKGEIIGLSLDRAVESSAIRIPIFSKGYAGSAWCLKEAAVMLKTAGLIIPLFYDVLPTEVRYPQGNSSPYKQAFKKHYAHSDQIQREEIEWWKYALQQICPCLKLYGHSVRYAREEIDGWKDALKEICLRSGWSMDLTGGGEDVRKNLVDHLYQALTVAGLNVFLDTHKLKKGEIIGLSLERAVESSAIRIPIFSKGYADSAWCLKEAATMVNTQGLIIPLFYDVDPTHVRYPLGNSSPYKQAFLRHYSHSDHIQREEIEWWKYALQQICPCLQLYGHSVRHPREEIDGWKNALKEICSHSGWSKDLTGGFEAQLVKRVVNNIIKTLDRVPLEVAKHPVGLESLTDDLIHKFELNSKGGVVKSGLWGIGGIGKTTAAKAVYNQVFADFDSASFVFNVRATSADAKGLAKLQRKIIKDVTKCGEEVDSVDEGKSLMRDRLGGKRLLLILDDVDNDAQLNALVGDWLAPGSRLIITSRDRHILHLAGVSAEFIHEMSGLQINEGLKLFSWHAFLRESPILTHHDLSKRIVEACKGHPLSLEVIGSFLYDKQNDPDCWAEAVDNITLHADIQKTLYISYNALSEEEKEIFLDIACFFIGEDKRYPIVFWKSMHRMVHTAISNLTLKLLIKIDDNGEFNMHDHLRDMGRTIAEKEKEGTRLWEGADLSTVSNNINLSRLRLNGGNWQRLETLYRPGLRFLHLKNLLVDTLPMLPSSLIWLRLEKCSFAIQETFQFSLVGNILQLRIMQISGDICNLSQLQHLDKLNAKLPDTIGNLSQLEYLELEWCPYLNKLPDTIGNLSQLQHLVLRNCYNLNSLLDIIGNLSQLQYLELTGCINLNNLPDTIGNLSQLQHLTLMQCEKLNNLPNNIGNLSQLQYLDLRGCRNLNILPGTIGNLSQLQYLYLRVCINLKNLPDTIGSLSQLQHLDFGWCIELNNLPNTIGSLSQMKYLCLENCINLNNLPDTIGNLSQLQCLDLAGCINVNNLPDTIGNLSQLQELYLEGWTNLNNLSRIIDNLPQLQHCYL